Part of the Corynebacterium caspium DSM 44850 genome, CCATCTATCTCAGCAATGGTTTGGGCCTAAGTAGCCTGGTTATTGGCATGATGCTTTTCCCAGGTGGGCTTACCCAGGGAGTTTTAGCTCCCATCGTGGGCCGGCTATATGATTCCTTTGGGCCGCGCCCCCTGGTGATTCCCGGAGCTATTTTGATGGTGATTTCGCAGCTCCTGCTATTTTGGGATGCTTCGACCATCACTAAGATTGTGGTGGCCCTAGTAATGCTAAATGTGGGTGCGGGACTGGTGAATCCGCCTATTAACACGGTGTCTTTAGGCTCTCTGCCGCAATCGCTTATGAGCCATGGTTCTGCCAGTTTGAATTCTTTGCAACAACTCGGTGCCGCCGCTGGTACGGCCGCCCTAATTGGGGCCCTGACCCTTACTGCTGGCGGGACTACAGAAGGGGCTTCACCAGCAGCTATTAGCCAAGGTGCTACTGCTGCTTTTGTGGTCGCGGCAATTATGTGTGTGGGTTTGGTTATTTGTGCGCCGCTATTAACTCGGCTGCCAGCAATTGAGACAAAGACCGACACTGCGGCTTAATCACTAAATTTATACTCTTTTAGGGCGTGTTCGCTACTGGCGAACATGCCCTTTTAGCTGGGTAAATGCCAAAATTTTGAAAGTTTTTAGAAAAACTGTGGATGAAATATCCACCCCACAGGTTATGGTGAGTAGAACACTTAACAACTGACATTAGGGGTAGATACATGTTTGAACGGTTCACGGATCGCGCTCGACGCGTCATCGTGCTCGCTCAAGAAGAAGCGCGCATGTTGAACCATAATTACATCGGTACGGAGCACATCCTGCTGGGCCTCATTCATGAGGGCGAAGGTGTAGCAGCCAAAGCCTTGGAGTCAATGGGCATCTCCCTTAATGATGTGCGCCGTGAAGTAGAAGAAATTATTGGTCAAGGCACCCAGCCGCATACTGGCCATATTCCTTTTACTCCGCGTGCTAAGAAAGTTTTGGAACTTTCTTTACGCGAAGGCCTCCAAATGGGGCATAAGTATATTGGCACCGAATTCCTACTTTTGGGCCTGATCCGCGAAGGTGAAGGCGTAGCTGCCCAAGTACTTATTAAGCTCGGCGCAGATCTGCAGCGCGTGCGCCAACAGGTTATCCAATTGCTTTCTGGCTATGAAGGCAACCAGGGAGAAACCCCTGAAGCAAGCGGTATGGCTGGCGCTGGCGCCGCCCAGGGCACTGCCGGTGGCGGACGTTTCCAACAAGGTGAGCGCTCTAATTCCCTAGTATTAGATCAATTTGGGCGCAACCTCACCCAGGCTGCCCGCGATGGCAAACTAGATCCAGTAGTTGGGCGCCACACCGAAATTGAGCGCATTATGCAGGTGCTTAGCCGTCGTACCAAGAATAATCCGGTGCTAATTGGTGAACCTGGCGTTGGTAAAACTGCAGTAGTTGAGGGCTTGGCCCTTGATATTGTCAATGGCAAAGTTCCAGAAACCTTGCGTGATAAGCAGGTTTATTCCCTAGATCTAGGATCCCTAGTAGCTGGTTCGCGCTACCGTGGTGATTTCGAAGAGCGCCTCAAGAAGGTACTCAAAGAAATCAACCAACGCGGCGATATCATCCTATTTATTGACGAAATCCACACTCTAGTTGGTGCCGGTGCTGCTGAAGGTGCTATTGATGCCGCTAGCTTATTAAAGCCAAAGCTGGCTCGCGGGGAACTGCAAACCATTGGCGCTACCACTTTGGATGAATACCGGAAGCATATTGAAAAGGATGCGGCCCTGGAACGTCGCTTCCAGCCAGTACAGGTACCAGAGCCTTCAGTAGCCGATACCATCGAAATCCTTAAAGGTTTGCGCGATCGTTATGAAGCTCACCACCGGGTATCTATTACTGATGGCGCCCTAGTAGCTGCCGCTCGCCTTTCGGATCGCTATATTTCGGATCGCTTCTTGCCTGATAAAGCCGTAGATCTTATTGATGAAGCCGGTGCCCGGATGCGCATTAAGCGCATGACTGCTCCGCCTGCTTTACAAGAATTAGATGGCAAAATTGCAGATCTGCGCATCCAAAAAGAAGCTGCCATTGATGCCCAAGATTTTGAAACTGCGGCCACTTTGCGCGAACAAGAGCGCACCTTAACTGAGGAACGCAGCGAAAAAGAAAAGCAGTGGCGTGCCGGCGAACTCGAAGAAATCGCCGAAGTAGGCGAAGAACAAATTGCCGAAGTTCTGGGCAACTGGACAGGTGTGCCGGTATCGCAGCTCACTGCGGAAGAATCCTCACGCTTGCTGCATATGGAAGATGAGCTACACAAGCGCATCATCGGCCAAGATGATGCAGTAAAGACTATTTCGCGGGCAATTCGACGCACTCGCGCCGGGCTCAAAGACCCCAAGCGACCTAGTGGTTCCTTCATTTTCGCCGGGCCTTCCGGAGTCGGAAAAACAGAGCTTTCCAAAGCTTTGGCCGAATTCCTCTTCGGCGATGAAGACGCCCTCATTCAGATCGATATGGGTGAATTCCACGATCGCTTTACTGCCTCGCGCCTCTTTGGTGCCCCTCCGGGATATGTCGGCTATGACGAAGGTGGCGAACTTACCGAAAAGGTACGTCGTAAGCCTTTCTCAGTAGTGCTATTCGATGAGATCGAAAAAGCCCATAAGGAGATCTACAACACCTTGCTCCAGGTGCTTGAAGAAGGCCGCCTCACTGATGGTCAAGGCCGCGAAGTGGACTTCAAGAACACCGTGTTGATCTTTACCTCCAACCTCGGTACCCAAGATATTTCCAAGGCTGTAGGAATTGGCTTTAGCGGTAGCTCGGCCACTGATGAAGTAGCCCAGTATGACCGCATGAAGAATAAGGTAAACGACGAGCTCAAAAAGCACTTCCGTCCCGAATTCCTCAACCGTATCGACGATATCGTGGTCTTCCATCAGCTAACCAGGGATCAGATTGCCCAAATGGTAGATCTGCTCATTGCTCGCGTGGAGAAAGCCCTTGACGATAAAGATATGGGCATCGAACTCTCCCCAGCAGCTCGTCTATTGCTAGCCGAGCGCGGTTTTGACCCAGTTCTAGGGGCTCGTCCGCTACGTCGCACTATTCAGCGCGAAGTAGAAGATGTACTCAGCGAGAAGATCCTCTTTGGTGAAATCGGTGCCGGTGAAATCATCACTGTGGATGTCGATGGCTGGGATGGCGAAGGCAAAGCCCCCAAGACTGCCACCTTTACCTTCACCCCGCGGCCCAAACCGCTACCAGAAGGTATCGCAGAACTAGCTACCGTAGAGGTCTAGTACGCGCATAGACGCATAGCTTAAGGCGCCTAGGTTTTAGCTAACCTAGGCGCCTTTGCGGTATTACCAGCTGGTTACTTTGCCAGCTGCGCAACCCGCCAGCTAGCCAGCAACCTAAAAAGCGCCGCAGTTTACAGGCACTTCCTGCGCTGGATCTAAACGCCCAATTAAATAATCCATAGCTCGCTGCCAGGTATTGGACTTAGGCGCAAGGTGGTTTACTCCGATACCGCCAGGAACCGGCAGGGTTTCGTCAGTAAAGAAGAAAACTTGGCCGCCAGATTTACAAAAATTCTCAGCCATCGTGCGGGCCTGCGCAAAGGGCACTATATCGTCATAGCGCCCACTTACTACCAGCATTGGGGTAGAAAGCGGTTTCTTTCCAATGCGTTGGCGCTCCAAATAGGCGCGCACCTCTGGTTCCCGGGCCATAATATCGGCGAAATTCGAGCCATCGGTGGTGAATTCGCGGGTGGATTTGAAGCCAAAACGCGCTGCCATATCAGGCACACAAGTATGTGCTACCTGGTCAATTACCTCTAGGCCGTGCGGATTGAAATATTTCACCACTGCCTCATAGGCAGCGTGATCTCGAATCCGCATACCACCTAGCGCATAGGCTAAAACTCCCATGATCGCAGTGCCATCAATTACCGGAATAACTTCTTGTAAATCCGCTGGGGGAGCCCCGGCAAAACTGCCTTTAAGATTTAAATCTGGAGCATAATCCGGAAGATTTTCCGCCGCCGCAGCCACCGCCCCGCCGCCTTGAGAATAACCATAAAATAATATCGGGCTATTAGGAGGTAAATCTCCAGCCTTTAAAGCTGCGCGCCCGGCATCTAATACGGCGTGTGCAGCGTCCAAAGTATTTACATAACGATGAATTTGTGCAGCATGTGGCTGCAAACCCATATAGTCAGTCATCACCACGCGCAAGCCTTTAGCTGCTGCGGCATAGGCTTGGGGAAGTTCATAATTAATATTTAAAGAACCATATTTGGGATCAAAATCACCGATTAAGCTGCGCGCCCCAGAAGGTCCACAGATTTCAGCTTGACCACGGGTACCTGGGGCCATCACTAAAGTTGGTTGTGGGCCAGGGCCTTGCCAAGCGGTGGTGGGCTCAATTAAAAATCCAGTCACCGTGGTGGGATCACCTTCGGTGGTAGTAGAGGCATAAGTAATACGAAAGGCATTGCCTAGCCCGGGGATGGCATCGGTAACGGGGGATTTAGAAAGCAAGGTTCCCGGTGCCGCAGGTACAGTAGCACCAGCACCAGCACCACCGACAGCCCCAGCAGCACCAGCCGGTGGTGCTTCGGTTAGACCGCCTGCTTGGGCCACAGTGGGCACAGTTGTGCTGAGCAAGAGGGTACAGATCAGTGTTCTCGCAGTATTTTTCCAGAAATGGTGCTTAAGGTGCTTTTTCATGGAGGCATATATTAGCCAGGATTCAGAGGGAGAATTCCGGCTTCCTCATAAGGATTACCCCCTATTTAAGTTTTTTGAGAAATTTGTATCGAAACTGAGGGTCACCATTTAAGATTGCCGCATGCCATTTCGTGATGTAGAGCCAAATCATCCCCAACAAGTGTGGGAGATCCTCAAAGGGGGAAATTTTCGGTTTTGTTCTTCGCGCAATAAGCATACCCATATTGATATTGGGCGTCGTCTTTCCTTGCATTCGCGTCAAAATCCGCGCGCGGTTGTTTTTGCCTGTTCGGATTCGCGGGTGCCAGTGGAGCTAATTTTTGATGTTGGGCTCGGCGATATTTTTGTGGTGCGTACTGCAGGGGAAATCTTAGATCCAGCGGTATTGGGATCTTTGGAATATGCCATTGAGAGCTTAAATATTGATCTGGTAGTGGTAATGGGTCACGATAATTGTGGTGCTGTCGCTGCAGCTCAAGAGGCTTTGGATAATAATGATGTGCCTGATGGTTGGCGGCGAACACTGATCGAAAAAGTTACGCCTTCGATTATGATTGCGCGCAAACGCGGGGAAACCACTACTGAAGGCTATGAGCGCATTCATGTTTCGGAAACCATCGATCAGCTTTATCAGCGCTTGCCCACTTTAAAGCAGCGTATTGCGGAGGGGACTTGCGGTCTGGTGGGATTGCGGTATTTATTACACAGTGGCCGGGTGGAAGTTCTTAATGCCCACGGAATTAAGCCTTAAAAGTGCCCCTACCGGCGTGGAATCGCCAATTTATTAATTGGTGCCAGTAGATTCAGTTTCCGTGAGCATGAAGAATAATCGCCAGCTGCCCCCGGAAATCTACCTGCGCCGTCGCGCTGCGGCAGCTATTTTGCTGCTAGTTTTCATAGTCCTGCTTATCTTCGTGGTGCTCAAATTCTCCGGTGGGGATAAAGATGCACAAAATACTGCGGCCACTACTACGCCAGTATCCACCGCACCGGTTTCTCCCACTGAACTTCCAAGTTCTTTGGTGACTACCCTTAGTTCTGCGCCTCCCACTTCTACTGCGGGGGAGCCCACAGCTTTGGCTGCTACTTCCACGCCGGCTAAAAACTCTTGTGAGTTAGCAGATCTTATTGTGGAAGCAAGGGTTAACCAGACCACGATTCCTACTGGTCAGCAGCCTACTTTTTATATGACGATTACTAATCCCACTAAAGCGGATTGCGTAATTGATACCACTAAATTCCCGATGCGCTATGAGGTTTATAGCCTTACCACTAATCAGCGGGTGTGGTCTGATATTGATTGCAATGCCCCAATTAGTACTGGTAATGAGACCTTTAAAGCCGGGCAATCCCGCCATTTTGAGGCCGTGTGGTCGCGCACTAATTCAGCTCCTAAGCAGTGCTCTAACCGGGAAACTGTGGAACCAGGTGCATATTTCTTGCATACCGTAATTGGGGAGAACCCTTCAGATCCCATCACCTTTAATCTTGCTGGTTAAACCACCAGTTTTGGTAATTATCTAAGTCTGTGCGCCCCTAAACCAGCTGCGGCGATTGCTTCTTTTAGGGTGCTTACCTGGGTTATCTCTAGCCCTTTAAGGGGCTGAAGTTCTCCAGGCGGCACGATGGCCTGGGTATATCCCAAGCGTGCAGCTTCATTTAAACGGCGCTGCACATTGGGTACCCGACGTACTTCTCCAGCTAGACCAACTTCTCCAATTACCACCATATGGGCTGGTAAGGGCGTTGTCACCATGGTGCTCACGGTGGCTAAAGCACAGGCGAGGTCGGTGGCTGGTTCAGATATTTTTACCCCACCTACGGTGGCTACATAAACTTCTTTTTCGTGGGTGGCCAGGCCGGCGCGGGCGGCAAGTACTGCCAGTACCATTGGAACTCGATTGCTATCTAGGCCAGTGACTACGCGGCGCGGATTTTTGGTGGAACTAGGCACGGCCAGTGCCTGTACCTCGGCTAAGAGGGGGCGTACCCCATCCATGGCTACAGTTACTGCGGACCCATCCGGGGTGTGGTCTCGGTGGGAGAGAAAAAGCCCGGAGGGATCTAATACTTCCCGTATTCCTTCGGAGGTTTGTTCAAAGCAACCCACTTCATCTGTTGCTCCAAAACGATTTTTGAGGCCGCGCAGCATTCGCAGCGAAGAGTGCCTATCGCCTTCAAAATTGAGCACTACATCTACTAGGTGCTCTAGTACTCGGGGGCCAGCGACACTGCCATCTTTGGTGACGTGGCCTACCAAAAGGATGGGAATCCCGCTGCTTTTAGCTAGTGAGGTAAGTGCGGCAGTTACGGCCCGGGATTGGGCTACGCCGCCAGCTACTCCTTCTACTCCTGGGGCTTGCATCGTTTGGACGGAATCTACAATCAATAAGCTGGGTTTTACGGCATCCACATGGCCTAAAGCCACATCTAATTGTGATTCAGCAGCCAGGTAGAGGGTATCTAGTACGGCACCGGTGCGTTCGGCCCGCAAGCGAACTTGTCCGGCGGATTCTTCCGCAGTTATATAAAGCGCCCGACGCCCTTGCTGTGCCCACCTTGCCCCTACTTCTAAGAGCAGAGTCGATTTACCCACCCCGGGTTCTCCCGCCATTAAAACCACAGATCCAGGCACAATACCAGCGCCTAAAACGCGATCTAATTCCCCGATACCAGTACTAATAGTGCTGGTGGTCATCGTATCTATCTGTGTCATTGGGGTGGCTGCAGTAGTTGGCGTTAGCGCACTAATGCCACTAATGCCACTAGCTGTGGCAGTACTGCCAATTTTTCCGGCAGCTGAGCCAGCCCCTAAAGCTACCGCTTTTTCCACTAAGGAACCCCAAGCTCCGCATTCTGGGCAGCGGCCTAACCATTTGGGGGCACTGTAGCCACATTCAGAACAGATATGGATGCTGCGGATTTTTCTAGCCATGCTCACACTGTAGCCAGTAGCCCGGACAAAGTATCGAACAGGCAGGCGAAGGGCATAAAATTGGCCCCGAACTTCAAAAATCTATGCAGTGCAATTTATGAAGTGCGGAGCCAAGTTAGAAGTGTTTTAGTGAGCTTTTGCAGGAGCCTCATCGCGATGCAAAGTGCCAGATTTTAGGCCAGGAGCCGCAATGGTGGCTGGTACCGTGATGGTGCCATTATCAAAGCTAAATTCGACGTCTAGCTGCCCGCTAGGAGCAAAATCTTTATTAATTAGCGAAGTGGTGGCATAGGTGATGCAGTGGGAATCATCAGCCTTGGGTATAGCAGCCAGGCCAGCAGCGGAATCTGCAACCAGTAAGCAGCGAGCTTCCAAGGTGGGCAATTCGCTAATAGTTACCGCTTGGCCAGCTACTTTAACTCCGGTGAGGGAGTGGGCTTTACGCTGTGGATCTTGGTTGATGGCGGTGAATTTTAGGGCAGCGCCATTATCTTCTTGATCTACTATTACGGTGACATCGCGCAGGGCGATGGTGCCATCGGTGGTATCTGCCGAAGTACCGTTAACAGCGGCTACCTGGTTAGCTGTTTGGCTGACATGTCCGGCAGAACAGGCAGTAAGAGCAGCGGTGCTAAGTAGAACAGCACCAACTAAGCCGGTTCGACGTAGGTCGAGCTTCGGGGACTTCACGGGTAGGGCCTCCATCAGGTGTGTCCCCCGTGTTGCCAACGATGCCTAGTGAAACGTGCACGGGCCCGCAGACACGAAGGAATCAGAATCTAAATCTGGACCCCACCTTAATTGCCTTAGCCGGGGTCTTCCTAGTTATTACAGAACTCAACCACAGCCGGGGGCAAACATTCGATATGCTGTCCTCATCCCCTTGGTGAGTCCGGCTCTTTTAAGCTTCCGTGGTATCATTGGCGACCTTAAGCCAAAGCACATTACCATTAAGAAGGGCTACAAGAAGTGGGAATGGATTTCAAGGTCGGGGATGTAGTCGTTTACCCGCACCACGGTGCCGCAATCATTGAAGCGCTAGAAACGCGGGAAATGGGCGGGGAAATGCTCGACTACCTCGTCTTGAAGATCAATCAGTCTGATCTGATAGTGCGCGTTCCTGTGAAAAATGTGGAACTAGTAGGCGTTCGTGATGTCGTCGGGGATGAAGGCTTGCGTAAGGTCTTCGGATTTTTGCGAGAAACCGATGTTGAAGAGGCCGGTAACTGGTCGCGGCGCTATAAAGCCAACCAGGAGCGGCTGGCTTCCGGTGATGTTAATAAGGTTGCTGAAGTGGTGCGAGATCTGTGGCGCCGAGATCAAGATCGCGGACTTTCTGCAGGTGAAAAGCGTATGCTTTCAAAGGCTCGCCAAGTTTTAGTCGGCGAAATTGCCTTGGCAGAAACCGAAGATAAAGAAAAGACTGATGCTTTCTTAGCTGAGGTCGAAGAACTAATCACGCGGCAACGCGAAGAAGCTGGCGAAAGCACCACTGATGCGGAACTTAAACCAGCTGATACCGATGTTGATTTAGATGACCTGAGCTTTGACGATGATGAGGACGAGTTCTAAAGAAGCTCGCCCCCACCGCCGGGTAGTAGCCTTAATTGCGGCCGCCGGCAAAGGTACCCGCCTGGGGGCCCCAGTTCCTAAGGCTTTTGTGCCGCTGCGGGGGCGCAGCCTTTTGGAACGCTCCATTCAGGCGATGATTACCGCTGAAATAGTAGATGAGATAATCGTTCTTATCAGCCCGGAAATTGAAGATTATGCCCGGAATTTACTAGCTACAAAAGGCCTGTTAAATACCTTCCCACCAGTGCATTTAGTGCATGGTGGTGGGGAGCGGGCAGATTCTGTGTGGGCAGGATTACAAAAGGTTTCTGACCCAAATGCGGTGGTCTTAATTCATGATGCCGCCCGTGCGCTCACCCCGCCGGGGATGATTGCCCGGGTAGCTAATGCGGTATTGCGCGGGGCCCCAGGGGTAATTCCGGTCTTGCCGGTGACCGATACCATTAAAGAAATAGCGAGCCCAGAAAGCCATGAAGTTATTGGCACCCCGCCGCGCGCACTGCTTAGAGCAGTACAAACTCCCCAAGGATTTGATCTGCCCACCCTGCGAGCCGCTAATGAAAACTATTTCAAAAATCCCACTTTTATAGCCACCGATGATGCCTCTTTATTGGAAAACCAGGGCATTCCAGTAATTACCGTGGCCGGGGATCCCATGGCTTTTAAGATCACCACCCCTATTGATTTTCGCTTAGCTGAGGCCATAACTGCAGAAGCTGAGCCCACCATTTTTGAAATTCCAGGAGACTAGCGATGCCCGCCCCAATCTTGCCCTTAGTAGGAATTGCTAGCGATGCCCACCAATTAGATTCCACCAAAGAATGCTGGTTAGGGGGGATTTTATTTCCTGATGCCCCCGGTTGTGAGGGTCATTCTGATGGCGATGTTATTGCCCACGCAATTGTAGATGCGGTGCTTTCTGCTGCTGGATTAGGAGATTTAGGATCCCTTGTCGGGGTGGGACGCCCAGAATATAACGGGGTCAGTGGGGTGGAACTTTTAAAAATTGCGCGAGATAAACTTGCCGCGGAAGGCTTTGTAATTGGCAATGCCGCCGCGCAACTAATTGCTCAAGGCCCTAAATTTGGTCCCCAGCGAGAACGCTCCCAAGCGGTGCTCTCTGAAGCTTTGGGAGCTCCAGTGACTGTCGCTGCTACTACCACTGATCACTTAGGATTTACCGGACGTTCAGAAGGTCGAGCAGCCATTGCAACTGCTCTGGTATGGCGAAAGTAGGCTAGGGGCTTATGAAACTTATTATTCGTAAGAGTCCTCAAGAAGTAGCGAAATCCGCGGCCGATATTTTAGCTAGCCATATCCGCCCCGGCGCCGTAATCGGTTTAGCCACTGGTTCCACCCCAGAACTTACATATCAAGAGCTAATTAGAAGACACCTTGCCGGCGAGCTCTCTTTTAGCGGAACCACTGCTTTCTTATTAGATGAATATTTGGGCCTAGCTGCTAACCATGAGCAAAGTTATGCGGCAACGATTCGCCGAGAGCTCACTGCACAGGTGGATATCGCCGATAGTGATGTCCATTCCTTGGATGGCTTAAGCACTGATCCAGTGGCAACCTGTGCAGCTTATGAACAGGCAATAATTGCTGCCGGAGGGGTAGATATTCAGTTGCTAGGGGTAGGCACAAATGGCCATATTGGGTTTAATGAGCCAGGTAGTTCGCTTAATTCTTTAACTCGCGCCGTGCTATTGCACCCCCAAACTGTGGCAGATAATGCCCGCTTTTTTGATTCCGAAGCTGCCGTACCCCGAGAGGTACTAACCCAGGGCTTAGGTACTATTCAACGGGCAAAATCTATCTTGTTAATAGCTACCGGATTTGCAAAAGCCGAGGCAGTAGCGGCTTTAGCAGAGGGGCCACTGGCAGCTATCTGCCCGGCATCGGTGCTGCAATTGCATAATGATGTAACTGTAATTGTGGACGAAGATGCGGCGAGCCGTTTGGTTCATTCCGATTATTACCGCTTTATCGCCGAGCACGCCGACACCAAGCAACACCGGTAGGCTAGGACGGGTGACTCTTAGAATCTTTGACACCCGTTCCCGCACCCTGCGTGATTTCGAGCCTTTGCGTGCCGGACACGCCTCGATTTATCTATGTGGAGCCACTCCGCAGGCCCAACCCCATATTGGGCATGTGCGCAGCGGGGTGGCCTTCGATATTTTAAGACGTTGGCTGCTTGCCCAAGGCTACGATGTCGCTTTTATTCGCAATGTCAC contains:
- a CDS encoding CarD family transcriptional regulator, whose translation is MDFKVGDVVVYPHHGAAIIEALETREMGGEMLDYLVLKINQSDLIVRVPVKNVELVGVRDVVGDEGLRKVFGFLRETDVEEAGNWSRRYKANQERLASGDVNKVAEVVRDLWRRDQDRGLSAGEKRMLSKARQVLVGEIALAETEDKEKTDAFLAEVEELITRQREEAGESTTDAELKPADTDVDLDDLSFDDDEDEF
- a CDS encoding ATP-dependent Clp protease ATP-binding subunit; the protein is MFERFTDRARRVIVLAQEEARMLNHNYIGTEHILLGLIHEGEGVAAKALESMGISLNDVRREVEEIIGQGTQPHTGHIPFTPRAKKVLELSLREGLQMGHKYIGTEFLLLGLIREGEGVAAQVLIKLGADLQRVRQQVIQLLSGYEGNQGETPEASGMAGAGAAQGTAGGGRFQQGERSNSLVLDQFGRNLTQAARDGKLDPVVGRHTEIERIMQVLSRRTKNNPVLIGEPGVGKTAVVEGLALDIVNGKVPETLRDKQVYSLDLGSLVAGSRYRGDFEERLKKVLKEINQRGDIILFIDEIHTLVGAGAAEGAIDAASLLKPKLARGELQTIGATTLDEYRKHIEKDAALERRFQPVQVPEPSVADTIEILKGLRDRYEAHHRVSITDGALVAAARLSDRYISDRFLPDKAVDLIDEAGARMRIKRMTAPPALQELDGKIADLRIQKEAAIDAQDFETAATLREQERTLTEERSEKEKQWRAGELEEIAEVGEEQIAEVLGNWTGVPVSQLTAEESSRLLHMEDELHKRIIGQDDAVKTISRAIRRTRAGLKDPKRPSGSFIFAGPSGVGKTELSKALAEFLFGDEDALIQIDMGEFHDRFTASRLFGAPPGYVGYDEGGELTEKVRRKPFSVVLFDEIEKAHKEIYNTLLQVLEEGRLTDGQGREVDFKNTVLIFTSNLGTQDISKAVGIGFSGSSATDEVAQYDRMKNKVNDELKKHFRPEFLNRIDDIVVFHQLTRDQIAQMVDLLIARVEKALDDKDMGIELSPAARLLLAERGFDPVLGARPLRRTIQREVEDVLSEKILFGEIGAGEIITVDVDGWDGEGKAPKTATFTFTPRPKPLPEGIAELATVEV
- the ispF gene encoding 2-C-methyl-D-erythritol 2,4-cyclodiphosphate synthase; translated protein: MPAPILPLVGIASDAHQLDSTKECWLGGILFPDAPGCEGHSDGDVIAHAIVDAVLSAAGLGDLGSLVGVGRPEYNGVSGVELLKIARDKLAAEGFVIGNAAAQLIAQGPKFGPQRERSQAVLSEALGAPVTVAATTTDHLGFTGRSEGRAAIATALVWRK
- the nagB gene encoding glucosamine-6-phosphate deaminase, with product MKLIIRKSPQEVAKSAADILASHIRPGAVIGLATGSTPELTYQELIRRHLAGELSFSGTTAFLLDEYLGLAANHEQSYAATIRRELTAQVDIADSDVHSLDGLSTDPVATCAAYEQAIIAAGGVDIQLLGVGTNGHIGFNEPGSSLNSLTRAVLLHPQTVADNARFFDSEAAVPREVLTQGLGTIQRAKSILLIATGFAKAEAVAALAEGPLAAICPASVLQLHNDVTVIVDEDAASRLVHSDYYRFIAEHADTKQHR
- a CDS encoding carbonic anhydrase, whose protein sequence is MPFRDVEPNHPQQVWEILKGGNFRFCSSRNKHTHIDIGRRLSLHSRQNPRAVVFACSDSRVPVELIFDVGLGDIFVVRTAGEILDPAVLGSLEYAIESLNIDLVVVMGHDNCGAVAAAQEALDNNDVPDGWRRTLIEKVTPSIMIARKRGETTTEGYERIHVSETIDQLYQRLPTLKQRIAEGTCGLVGLRYLLHSGRVEVLNAHGIKP
- the radA gene encoding DNA repair protein RadA; this encodes MARKIRSIHICSECGYSAPKWLGRCPECGAWGSLVEKAVALGAGSAAGKIGSTATASGISGISALTPTTAATPMTQIDTMTTSTISTGIGELDRVLGAGIVPGSVVLMAGEPGVGKSTLLLEVGARWAQQGRRALYITAEESAGQVRLRAERTGAVLDTLYLAAESQLDVALGHVDAVKPSLLIVDSVQTMQAPGVEGVAGGVAQSRAVTAALTSLAKSSGIPILLVGHVTKDGSVAGPRVLEHLVDVVLNFEGDRHSSLRMLRGLKNRFGATDEVGCFEQTSEGIREVLDPSGLFLSHRDHTPDGSAVTVAMDGVRPLLAEVQALAVPSSTKNPRRVVTGLDSNRVPMVLAVLAARAGLATHEKEVYVATVGGVKISEPATDLACALATVSTMVTTPLPAHMVVIGEVGLAGEVRRVPNVQRRLNEAARLGYTQAIVPPGELQPLKGLEITQVSTLKEAIAAAGLGAHRLR
- a CDS encoding lipase family protein: MKKHLKHHFWKNTARTLICTLLLSTTVPTVAQAGGLTEAPPAGAAGAVGGAGAGATVPAAPGTLLSKSPVTDAIPGLGNAFRITYASTTTEGDPTTVTGFLIEPTTAWQGPGPQPTLVMAPGTRGQAEICGPSGARSLIGDFDPKYGSLNINYELPQAYAAAAKGLRVVMTDYMGLQPHAAQIHRYVNTLDAAHAVLDAGRAALKAGDLPPNSPILFYGYSQGGGAVAAAAENLPDYAPDLNLKGSFAGAPPADLQEVIPVIDGTAIMGVLAYALGGMRIRDHAAYEAVVKYFNPHGLEVIDQVAHTCVPDMAARFGFKSTREFTTDGSNFADIMAREPEVRAYLERQRIGKKPLSTPMLVVSGRYDDIVPFAQARTMAENFCKSGGQVFFFTDETLPVPGGIGVNHLAPKSNTWQRAMDYLIGRLDPAQEVPVNCGAF
- the ispD gene encoding 2-C-methyl-D-erythritol 4-phosphate cytidylyltransferase, yielding MRTSSKEARPHRRVVALIAAAGKGTRLGAPVPKAFVPLRGRSLLERSIQAMITAEIVDEIIVLISPEIEDYARNLLATKGLLNTFPPVHLVHGGGERADSVWAGLQKVSDPNAVVLIHDAARALTPPGMIARVANAVLRGAPGVIPVLPVTDTIKEIASPESHEVIGTPPRALLRAVQTPQGFDLPTLRAANENYFKNPTFIATDDASLLENQGIPVITVAGDPMAFKITTPIDFRLAEAITAEAEPTIFEIPGD